GCAATTATATTACACATACTTGCAGACACGTTCATGGATAAGAAGCCATGAAAACCTGCACACAACCTTCTTCTCTCTGCAAAACTTAATGCTTTCCAAGTTATAGGTAATTGGAACAATAAGAGCGTGTTTTGTGAGAGCAGGGGCTTATGGTTTTATACTACAAGACCTGGATCGCCCTATAATAATCCCACAAGAAATACAAGAATGCATTCTTTATAGCAATATGAGTCCTATAAATGAGCAAACACATGAGTCCTCAATATATCAATATGATTGGTTAACTCTTGTCAACATGATTTAGACTTATTTATAATATCAATTATCTCAAGACTTGTAAGAATCATAAATAATATCAATTATCTCAAGACTTGTAAGAATCATACTCatattcttacattctcccacttgagtatgATTCATCACAATAGATAATCATCTCAAATTATTATAAAGGTGATCGCATAATTCATTCATCAACACACTAGTACATAGACACAACCAGCttacataagtcaaaataatgaatttataattGCCTTTGGAACATAAAATACAGATTTAACTTACAAATGACAATGTTCAGTTCATGTTCATAGCAATGTATCTAAGCTCAAGAGTAAACCAAGATGTCTACTTCCACTCATATAGCCCaaaattgatataaaaataccaaacattcTTGACAGTAGGCTGtcaatttaaaattattcataATTGTATGAATAGCACAATTATATCAATCAATAACTTTATCATATCACCAAATTTTTTGGATAACAAAAGCTTAACCTCACATACAACTTACTTATGCATTTTAAAGTATTAAACTTAAGAATCTTTTCTGTTACATCGCATAATTAACTAAAAAGTCACAACATACTTAATTTGCACTTTGAAATTATGTGAACCAATATAGCAAAACCAAACTTATTTGTTCCCACTTATCTAGGCCATACTTAATACAACCAAGTTAAGTACAGGTTAATAGCAACTATATTAACTAAAAATCATTCCAACACAATGAATGACTAATCAGAATCCATATGGAAACCAAATTCGTTTCCTTTTGAATGCTAACATAATATGATCCTTCTCATTACTTaaacaaattaagtaacatAAATAATTCAACCAATTGCTTCAATAAAACCATAAAATGGTTTTTAAGCATCCAAATGAATTATAATGGCCGGCTTAAATACTCTTAGTCTTATGCTTACATTCGAACATATGATTCTCCTACTTAAGCATAAGTATAATGTACTGCATAGCCGATAAGGAAACCAGAGATATGAACCAATTGGTTCCCAGTTGCTCACCAATTGCATAATCTCAGTTTAGTCATATACACCTAAACCATTATGCAAACAGTCTATGTATCAAAAGATAGTCACAATCCATTCGGAAAAACTTATCTCACATAAACCCAAAATCACTAGTTTCAACAATGATCAAAATCAGAATAGCAAGCAcaatatttttgcattcaatttGATCCTAACTAGTTCAATATCCATCGAGCAAGATCAACTAAAAATTGATAATGTTTGGACATAGAAGCACAAGTTATCTCGATTAAAACGAGATAATCAAGATCTCAACTTTTCAACAATATGATTTACATATAATAATTCTTTAACAAGATTGACATGTGTCATAATTCAATATAGTCCAAAAATCAATTGCAAAAATACTAATTGACGCTTCAAAATCTCAAACAATTCCAATCAATGGAAAACCCATAAgttgtcaaaatttcaaaattaatatCTTATgaactttgagatcgcataagATATAAATTAAAGGATACATACCAATTAATCAGCAAATTTTCATTAAGAGCAGCTGAAGCAAACGAGAAACGAAAATTCCATACCAAATCTTGCCAATTGATGAGTTCCACTATCACAGCGAAATAGAATGCATTCTTGCCAATCAACGCTTCACCAAAACAATTTATATCATTCCATACAAGGTATAAATACAAGAGCCTTCACATGTTTTTGGTTATACACTGCAAAAATTGACATTTATCGAATCCAAAGATTCCTAACTCCACCATTCATATGTACGGCAACACCCCCAAAACATATTATATGTAGTCTAACCAAAACTAGGGATATgaattatacttttttttttaataattcaaaacagaCCAATGCATTTAATTATATGTATCATAAATACAAACAATGGCATCCAAATTCCATTAGTTTAATATTAGGAACGCTTGGTCATTAAGCATACTTGCCCAGACAATATCAATTCATGGAGTACTCGTGCAGTCAGATTGATTCCATTCCAAATTGATATTCATCATATATGtcccaaaataaacaaacaaaagagaaCGATAAGTGATGTATATGAACACGTTTTATCCTCCACCAAGACTAATTTAATCAGAACTATactctttaatgaaaaataaagagTATACATAGACTAAATGTTACACTAACTTATTTATGCATCAAAAGATGATTTCAAACATCCCACATAAATCACAAGTTGGCATCCATAGGGATTTCGAGTTTAATCATGCCCTCACAGTATATAATTAAACAGGTATACTCGAAATAGCAAAAGCCCTAATTCATCATGCTCAAACTCATCACACTATAATCATGCGTATAAGAGAACAATTAATCATGCATGATACAGTGAACCAAGTTACCTGAATGCATCATTGGATCCATATTCGTCAACCCGATTGCAATTCCTTGGCTccaaataaatgaaacaaattaTCCATCAATGCTTGAGACCCATCCATGCAGATTGCCTTCATTGCAGACAACCGTAGAACCCATATCATTGAGAGTCAGCAATAAACCAATGTCTTGCCTCCACTTCTTGTAATTACTTCCCCAATGGGAATAAGCACACTTGCAAGATTAAGTGAAATTGCAGACAATTGAAATCTCAAAAGGAGAACCAAAAGTTCTTGATTTCAATCTACTTTCACTTAATGCACACTGATATGAACCAACTTAgtcattgtttgtaccatacttgaccaatcccgaaactaccgggcaccggtcaacgttataccgtcaaggacccagaagagtttccctccaaccagaaggccaatcacagcgcgacacgtgtcgacatcaaaagccaatcatagcgcgacacgtgtcaacaactgaagccaatcacaacacgacacgtgtcaatgtcagaacaaagctagaaactctcttctataaaatgagatcattctcccacaatatttcctaatgtcatttgtactaaatcattcacttgtactcactaaaagagaacttgaacctatgtacttatgtaaacccttcacaattaatgagaactcatctactctgtggacgtagccaatctgggtgaaccacatacatcttgtgtttgcttccctatctctatccatgtacatacttatccacactagtgaccggagcaatctagtgaaggtcacaaacttaacactttctgttgtaccaaagtccccactgattttgtgcatcaacagtcaTATATATAGATTTTTCATCATGAATGAAAAGTATATATAGATTAAACAACTAATCAGTGAAGGGATAACTCTTAATGCAGATGTAGATTTCAGTTTCAATTAAAACCGAAAACAATAAAACAACGAATAAGTCAATATCAATATGAAGAATCAGAAAGATAACACGATCTTCGTTCAATGATTTTTAACAACATAATTAGTTTATCTGAATACAAGTTTATTCATTACACTAATAATACAAGGAGGATTAATAAACCAAAATCACCTCAATCTGCAGACATCATAATCAACACAGCGGAAGcaataatttcaaaaatcaGAATTATGATGTTTAAGAGAGATGATCAAATAAGCAAGCATGAAAAAGTTTTCTCAACCCCATATTGACAAAACACGAGTTTCTCCCTTTCCAGACTGACCACGGTCAAAAATTGAACTAAAGGTTATTTCTTAAACGATGTCATACCACTTGTCCTTAAAAACCAATTAAACGGACTTCTTCTTCAAACTAGTTCGTTTTTGCAGTTTTTTAGGAACCAATTTATGATCGAATTTAGTTGTAAAATCCAATGGCtatgataccacatgtaagaataaactagacttaaaagaTTAATACATTAGCCAAGAACACAAGGATTAATCAACTAAATCACAATCCTTAAATTATGTATGTAGTATAAGTGCAAGAACTGCATCAATTATATTACACATACTTGCAGACCCGTTCATGGATAAGAAGCCATGAAAACCTGCACACAACCTTCTCCTCTCTGCAAAACTCAAGGCTCTCCAAGTTATAGGTAATTGGAACAATAAGAGCGTGTTTTGTGAGAGCAGGGGCTTGTGGTTTTATACTACAAGATCTGGATTGCCCTATAACAATCCCACAAAAAATACAAGACTGCATTCCTTATATCAATATGAGTCCTATAAATGAGCAAACACAAGAGTCCTCAATATACCAATATGATTGGTTAACTCTTGTCAACATGATTTAGACTTATTTATAATATCAATTATCTCAAGACTTGTAAGAATCATATTGATACTCTTACATATTCAAGTCCAAATAAGCAATGGTCAAGGCGGTGGCCAGGAAGGCAAAGTTGGCCAAAGCGGCAGTCAAGAATGGCAAGGCAGTGGCCAAGGAAAACATGGTCAAGGTGGCGGCCAAGGGGGACAAGGTGGTGGTCAAGAATGGCAAGGAGGACGCCAAGGTGGTGGTCAAGGGGGATAGGGTGGTGGTCAAGAATGGCAAGGGGGACGCCAAGGTGGTGGTCAAGAATGGCAAGGAAGACGCCAAGGTGGTGGTCAAGAGGGGCAAGGTGGAAGCCAAGGCgggcaaggagaagaagggaaaGTTGCGGAGCCGCGTTGCGGCTTGCTCTAATGGTCTGCACGATCAGTTTGTGgagtgattttttaatgtgaccGTCACACGAGATGGTACACCATAGGTTCATATATAAATAgtgggttatgtgtgttaaaaggttaataacttacaAATTAAAGTTTTACACCATTTGCATAGAAACACGTGATATACCATTTGTATTCctgtcacaattaaaaatttctccagtTTGTGATTGCTCACCATTGGTGATGGTAAGTGTGTAAATAAAGTTGCATGCATTCATGCACGCATCGTACCTTATGGTTTTCTGTGTCTGTAATTTCGCATGCTTTGGTCATGTCTACCTCACTAGGTTTTTGCCTTTTGGGTTTTCACAAAAATaagagaaaggaaggaaagcTTGGATGTGGTCCTGAGCAcgaagaaatttttaattgtgataagaacacggatggtacactacgtgtttttatgtaagtatggaaaatatattttttaagttatgaaCTTTTtgacacacatatcccactatttatGTAATAACACGTAGTGTACCATCCCGTGTGACGGTCATACTAAAAATCTCTCCTGAGCATGTCGGTATGTATTGCAGTCTTCCTTCTGGTATATGTATGCTTAGTGTCGTGTCGTTTAATATGTGGATCTATAATAAACACATTATGTGGATTTATAATGTAATTTCAGTGTTTACatttgaaattattaggtaataCGTTTGGTCGTGTTCATTATTTATATAGCTGGACTTGAATCAATTTTATCGctgcaaaacaaaattaaaaaaggaaTTAAATAGATAAAAAAACTACTGCCCACCCTGAGTGGCAGTCCGACAAGTAGTCGATCCCGGCCTCCAACCCGACATCCATCTGTCTGTCGTCCCTCCCTTTCATTTCTTCTCATTCTCGCGTATCTGTTTGATAATGATTTTGTGGTCATATATGTGCATGGTTTTGTGGTCATGTGTTATTTGCGAATGATGCATGTTGCGTTAATGTCTGTCTCACGCTCTTAATACGAGTATCATGAGTGAAACTATATATTAGCGAAATAAGTGTACTGGTTAAGCGTTGCAAATCAAGTACTAGTGAAACTATACATATGCTACTTCCTTATGTCAAATCAAATTTAGAAATCCCTATCACCATTTTTCTTCGGCTGCACATTGTTTTGCGGTTCTTATAAATTATAACATTAGtttgtataataacatgtgATGTTCAAACTCTTTTAGGTACATATAAATCTCTCCTAATTTAGAGTTGCCTTGCCTCGCTGGCTCACAATTAACTAAAAGACTGGTTATGGTGAATAAAATTAGAGTGATCATTTTTACACTATTTATGGAGGTTCACTCAACTTCTTatccccatatatatatatatataggtaaaaGCTTATTTTATTAAACACCAACAACAAGCATACATCACACCAGGCCCAAAGAGTACTTATCAACAAACAAAAGTAGGCCTAAAACACTAGAAAATACAAAATGAGCCCAAAAACAGTTAGGCCCAAATTTAACATCAAGCATCTAAGACCAGAAGCTTCAACAGCTTTCCACAGCTTTCTTCACCATTCTAGTGCCAATCAATCCATATGATTCCTTGTCCACCGCCAAGCACCGCCTCAACAGACGCCATATAAACCCTGATTTGCTACCTGAGCACAACCATAAATTAGGGATAGCCGACAACTAAGCGAGAGAAGCTAATTATCAATATGAAGCTCTTGGAAACCCATGAACGACATTGTTGGAACTGACATACAACAAAGAGAAAGTGGTGGTGTTGCACACACCCGAGCTGGTGGATGTGCTGGAAGTCTACGCACGATCTTAGTAGGATGCATGGAAGAAGATCGGAGCAAGAAAGAGCCATGAAGAGTAATACCCCGGAGatagaggaaaagaaaagatCGGAGTAGAAATTTGGGAGACAAAGCAGTAGAAGCTaggaaaacaaaagagaaagaaagtaaGAAGGAAACGGTAACCGACCCTCGGCCGAAGCTAGGGCAGGCATCACCAAGTTTTCTTTGGTTTGAACGCCTCACACAGAAACTAAGAATACCTCTCAACTTGAGAGAAAAGCTCTCACCATGggaagaattttttttctccttatCTATATAATTTGAACTTAGAAAAATACCACTAAAGTTTCTAACcttaaaaaaacgaaaaataccTTTAGTTGGCAATTAAAATGtccatttaatttttatttggtaTTCGAACCGTTATTAGcattttaaaaatctcatttggcacatTCACAAATGTAATATGTCTAGTTATAAAAATTTTagattgcaaaataaaatattgGAATGCCACCAATAATCCTCTTTATTATTTAATACTATTTTCCAAATATCGTCCTTtttattttcccaaaaaatctGGAGAATGACTAAAGAAGCACTGCCTTTAGTAAAAGTTTTAAACCTTCCAAACCGTTCTAGACGCTCATAGAAGAATTAGAATTTAGACGAACCTACTGGAACCCCCTGCTATATTCCCCGTGTCTCCAGAACCTTCCTTCTTCCCTTCCCGCTAACCCGCGTCCCCCGCTCAACTCCTCCTATAAGTACGCATCCACCGCCCCCCTCCATCACAGCGACTAGAAATTCCTACTCAAAAGTTCACCAAAGCCTGCAAATCAACACCGAAAAGCGAAAATTCCACCCACCAAGAAGCGAAGAATGGACATCAGAATCCCCGGTTTTGATGCCCCACTCTTCTCCACACTGCAGCACATCATGGACGTCGCCGACGACGCCGAGAAGTCATTCAACGCCCCCACCCGGACCTACGTCCGCGACGCCAAGGCGATGGCCGCGACGCCAGCCGACGTCAAGGAGTACCCTAACTCCTACGTGTTCGTGGTGGACATGCCAGGGTTGAAGTCCGGGGACATAAAGGTCCAGGTGGAGGACGACAATGTACTTCTGATCAGCGGCGAGAGGAAGCGGGAGGAGGAAAAGGAAGGGGTTAAGTACGTGAGGATGGAGAGGAGGGTTGGCAAGTTCATGAGGAAGTTTGTGCTGCCGGAGAATGCGAATGTAGATGCGATTTCTGCTGTTTGCCAGGATGGGGTTCTGACTGTGACGGTTGAGAAGCTGCCGCCACCGGAGCCAAAGAAGCCGAAGACAATCGAGGTCAAGATCGGTTGAGACTTTAGAGTGCTGTTCCTGTGATTTGGGTTCTGAGAGTAATCATGCGGGGACTATAAATTAATGGTTTGCGGGTAGATTTTAGTGCTTCGTTGTAATTACTGAATGTGTGTACGTGTTTTCTTCGTGTTTTGGTGTTCCAAGCATGTTTGGTTTTTCAGGTCAATGAAGCATATCGTGTATTAATACCTACTTCAATCTCTGTTAATCCTTTCGATTTCTGTTGGTATCTTTAACagaatctgcaaaaaaaatGTGCATTAGCGGAATAAATGACGCGAATAATTGAAGGAAGTGATatttacacatctcattttccttcttacacatctttttaattttcgatccgatatcttcttaatttttgaattttcgatcCGACATCTTCTTAATTTTTGATCGTCAGATCTGATTAAccgaagaagatcaacgaataGAAATTATCAAAAGGtatatgagaagtaaaataagagTATGGTTGGACCCGAATAATTGAATCATCGGACAACAAATTACACATCATATGAAGAACAGAATCGTAGGTTTAGTTTGTCTCAACTACTACAAAATTTTGATTAGAAGAAAGGCTTTTGAAACAATGGTGAGTTAGATGTTTCAACAACAATGGCAATGACTGTGAATGTGTTTGGAATTATTACGCCACATCCGTTGCGCATGTGTCCACGTTTTAAACAGATTGAGATGAGGTACTGCATAATTTCTCTGCCTCTTCGAGGCTTCGGTGGCGTCTCTGCCGGTTCCATTAGGCGCCTCCTGTTGGTTGCTGGAGCTCCTGGAAAACAGAGCGATGAAGAAGCCTTCTTTGTCCTCCTTCGGATCGGTCCTAATCAAGCATTCGGCTGCAAGGGCAAGATAACGGCAGTGATTGAGACGCTATCTGAACATGTTGTCACATTTTGTCAAGATTTAAGGATGCTACTTACCGCCCTCGATAACGGGGAGACCACGGCGGTGCCATTTCGGGAAGGGGGTTTCCAGTTGGAAACCATTGGATGCAGCAAGTGGTAGCACAGATTTAACGACATCTTCGTTTTCGACTTGGTTGACAGAGCATGTGCTGTAAACGACTCTCTCCACCTCCGGAACTGGCAAAAGCGGTACACATCAATTCATATGATTGAAATAAATCGGATTATTAACAAATTGAACAAAGCAAGCAGTAGATAATTGGTATCTGAGCGACTACTGGATAGAAAGGATCAAGTTTTGGCCACGATTTTGTGATTCAGAAAACGTTTTTTTTCCCTCACATTTTTAGGTAAACAACTGATGGTAGAAACAAACTTACAAGATAAAGCATGAGCCAGTGCTTTTCTCTGAAAGGCAGCGAGCTTGTTAAGTCTTTCTGTGCTGGCAAAATCGGCACCCTGACCTACGTATTTCAAAAGAACATAGATGTTCGATCAATTCGTAACTCTGCACAAGCAGACTAATGATCTGGGAACGTTAAATAAGCTTCCATGCATATTGAATAAGAGTTACGCACATCTTGCGACAgcgtaaattttttttttttaatttttttgttggtcGGATATACCGGTAGAAATATCTAATTGGGTAAAATTCAGCAATTACAAGAAGCTATCTAAAGGGCACCTGGAGCAGAAGATGGGAGCAAATGATCTAATCTTGCAGAAGCAGTCCCAGATCCAGAGCAGGAAGGATCTAAAAGAATGGCCCGGACCTGTAACATTGAATTTTGTTGTAAGCATGAAGGGAATGTATTTGAAACATTGTAAAATGCGAGTTTGCAACCAAGAGGAGAAAAGTAACGACGGTTTGGAAGTTAAGTCTTCTAACCTTGGAAAATTGAGGATCTTCAGGGTTTAAGTCTAAGAAATCTCCATGCACAACCTTAATATCTAAGCCCAAGTTAAGTCAAATGGCTTATTATGATAAGTTAATGCTACAATAGCACAAGATATGATCAGCGACCGGCATAATCTAAACattataaacataaacataacGATGTATCATATTTCAGATTACTCGTTAGATTGCCGTAGTTCCACTACTTTCAAGGAAAAGAGAACAAACAGAAAGTAAACGGAAAGATGAAGGCAGAAGGATACTAGAAGCACCAGAAAGTCTGATAGTCTCTTTTAAACGTTTAACCCTTTCTTCATTCAGTTCACATGCTATCACTTTTCCCTCTCTTCTCATAAGAGCTGCAAGGTGCACAGTTTTGTTTCCAGGAGCCGAGCATGCATCAAGAACCTTCAAAGgaaatcatatttaattggcGTAAACTGTGGTATAATCTTAAAACCAAAACTCAATACAACTGACGCAAAACATTAACCCAACTTAAGTTCATAATAATTAGCGATGTACAAACTTTACCGACCTCCCATCCTGGTTTCGGAGCAAGGGCTGCAGCCACCATAGAGCTTGCCTTTCCCTGTTAAAGAAATGGTTAAAACATAACTCATCCAGATAAAAGATAAATGGATCCTTCACGATTTAGACAATTTTCTACATCATCCTTCAACAAGGTTGGTTGAAATTTTAAGAGGAAAGTACTAATAACAATATTAGATAATTCTTACTTGCATAAAAATACTTCCATCCTTTATTAGAGGATGATCGTGAAGATCACTACCCGGTGGAAGAACCAACAAGTCAGGAACCAAGTCATCCTTTTGAACCTATGTAAGAAAAAAACTGTCTCAGTAACACGGCAAAGAAACTACAGAAGACAAACGCATAACAAAGCACACAACACATTCTTTCTCAACGTTCAAAATTGGTCTTTGCAACACATTCATTTGATATTAGGTTATCGGCAATTGCCAAACACCCGAGTTGCGGCTTCACATGTTTAATTCAGTAAAGATAGCCTAGTCTGATGTTTCACCCATTCCACCATAAGATTACCTTTAAATTTTGTGATGTACACTTGAACGTAATTACATTCTTATAAAACATTAACGACAAAGTTTGAGGAAATACCTGAAATTGCTTCTTTAATTCGAGTAAGGCAGTGTCAACATCCATTTTCAGAGTATTTACTCGAACATGACGAGGTATTGAGATATCTGCAACACGCCAATGGTGTTAGAACGAAAGGTAACATCAGTCCGCATCCTAAGATGAAAGGTAACATCAGTCCGCATCCTAACAGTTTAAGATTTCCCTTGGATTCTATGAAATGAACATTGCAAAGCATTCTGTTTCTACCAATTCCACTATGGTAGTATACAATTGAAGAGATGGAATAACAGGATGAAACTAAAAACACTGTAAAATCACACACACCGGGAATTTCATAAAGAGCTATCAAGtcttcaactttcttcactTTTTTCTTCACCAAAAGCCGAGCCAGTGCGGACTGCAGAGCTTCTTGGCGACGCATGAGATACTTCTCCGCATCACCTATTGCAGATGAACTCACCTGTATATAAATTTaaaggaaactaatgaaaagagcttcaaaactttgagttttaacgataagaacaaaataaagggtaaagtgaatagtaccaagattgcttttatagtgtaaaaatatgattttcgttaaaataaacaatatcagaagcttttcgttaattCACATTTCACCTCAAAAATTGACCACAATCACAAAATTAGGGGCAGAAAATCAAATGCTGTTTCAAGTTCATAACGAATATTACCTGACCGAAAAGGATGTCGTAGGTGACTATGTAAACCAACTCA
Above is a window of Malus sylvestris chromosome 15, drMalSylv7.2, whole genome shotgun sequence DNA encoding:
- the LOC126604437 gene encoding 25S rRNA (cytosine-C(5))-methyltransferase NSUN5 encodes the protein MARLKHKAGPPPAAADKSENRRRLNMERSAYFSRREAAKVLKLVLQGDAKKRSVGTIKSLVYSPSVRNKKGTFALVCQTLKYLQIIQEVLNAAEVLNSKWKKQDELVYIVTYDILFGQVSSSAIGDAEKYLMRRQEALQSALARLLVKKKVKKVEDLIALYEIPDISIPRHVRVNTLKMDVDTALLELKKQFQVQKDDLVPDLLVLPPGSDLHDHPLIKDGSIFMQGKASSMVAAALAPKPGWEVLDACSAPGNKTVHLAALMRREGKVIACELNEERVKRLKETIRLSGASNIKVVHGDFLDLNPEDPQFSKVRAILLDPSCSGSGTASARLDHLLPSSAPGQGADFASTERLNKLAAFQRKALAHALSFPEVERVVYSTCSVNQVENEDVVKSVLPLAASNGFQLETPFPKWHRRGLPVIEGAECLIRTDPKEDKEGFFIALFSRSSSNQQEAPNGTGRDATEASKRQRNYAVPHLNLFKTWTHAQRMWRNNSKHIHSHCHCC
- the LOC126604438 gene encoding 17.1 kDa class II heat shock protein-like translates to MDIRIPGFDAPLFSTLQHIMDVADDAEKSFNAPTRTYVRDAKAMAATPADVKEYPNSYVFVVDMPGLKSGDIKVQVEDDNVLLISGERKREEEKEGVKYVRMERRVGKFMRKFVLPENANVDAISAVCQDGVLTVTVEKLPPPEPKKPKTIEVKIG